GTAAACGGTCAGCATCAATAACCGATAGGTAAGCTTCATCGGCTTTCATAGCCTTTTTAAAAGTGCTTTCCAAGAGGCTTACCTGCGAAAGATCGAAGGCATAGGCTTTAATTGGCGTAGTGTTTTTAACCTTTACGCGGCTATCGTTAAAATGAGGGACATAGTTTTGAGCATTAGCACTAAGCGCGAAAAAGAGCGCACAGCTGAACAGGCTTTTGCCAAGGTGATAATTCATAATTGTTAGGTTGTTTTTGTAATGTTTTTACTGCTTAAAATTATGCAATTGCCAACAAGATAAAGGCCCTATAATTTGCCGTTATTGTGCAGATTTTACCTTTCTTTTTCGTTAAGATGAAATTTATTGTGATTTTTATGCCATATCCATAGCTTATAATTTGCAGATACTCCTCATATTTTAGCCATTACATTTAATTGTTATTGAATAAAATTAGCTTTGAGGATATTTGCCTAACAATTAAAAATATGTTCGAAAAGAAAGTTTACATCCAGAGAAGAGCAGCATTAAAATCAAAGATAGATTCGGGAATATTACTCTTTTTGGGTAATGAAGAGAGCCCGATGAATTATAAAGACAATGCCTACCATTTTAGGCAGGATAGCACCTTTTTATATTATTTTGGGATCAGTGAGCCATCATTGGGCGCTATTATTGACTTGGATGAAGATCAGGTAATACTTTTCGGCGATGAAATGGGAATTGATGATATCGTATGGAT
The nucleotide sequence above comes from Pedobacter riviphilus. Encoded proteins:
- a CDS encoding aminopeptidase P N-terminal domain-containing protein, whose product is MFEKKVYIQRRAALKSKIDSGILLFLGNEESPMNYKDNAYHFRQDSTFLYYFGISEPSLGAIIDLDEDQVILFGDEMGIDDIVWMGGRKLLKKKVWMLV